One genomic region from Xylocopa sonorina isolate GNS202 unplaced genomic scaffold, iyXylSono1_principal scaffold0059, whole genome shotgun sequence encodes:
- the LOC143432204 gene encoding uncharacterized protein LOC143432204: MKRARIKAMVTVPARRKATQDIPVTEITNFTQQNEKNKSISDNICTTTQQNVENVFQEKQIQNDLELAEQIQDECKDIDQQSKECQVKFMQNFEDPKKNAVQPVESTNTTEINFPTKLTQNRCSFVKPAPKFDCDSSRIRRNSIQGCGISTNEFEDDKKMPSTITNNIRNDSVQSMQNTKDVAINNIKNNLTSKIGQKRRILVSESARKLAEARREFHLKHENKTPDRSKLTMYDLIYYNPITNPMKKTKESTMTTRKLLECQSEELQEDEEEDEDDPSSAMPVPQVKVGPNGELIIDEQSLIIEQTNAKKSREVLAKEAIIDDDNSGNGFYKRRKKSKEWSKWETLKFYRALNTVGTDFLLMQSLFPNRTRQEIKLKFKKEEKINRNLVEKALAHHQEFNTEVLEQSIASEREYFNAQEKQKQQRTKEKKRTKSSKKRKCRIVASSIAEMDASDKEEEEQEEREEYDLIEYEKDTEKMMDVNKFDAEVYRVRPTRSGRLPKIRKLQGPDINTLDSERLNDCLDDHEIAVSPDDNSKTTESITIGSSTNPDSETHHPNSLKTVIPNIGSVEPGSLVILSKESLEEPGKSVLQVYMISSDVNSQSLEKSNITPMNISPELLATVTAKLSDAESVAVKEFE; this comes from the exons atgaaacgaGCACGTATAAAGGCTATGGTCACAGTTCCAGCCCGAAGAAAAGCAACACAAGATATACCTGTTACTGAAATTACTAATTTCACTCAACAGAATGAGAAGAATAAAAGTATATCTGATAATATCTGTACAACAACACAACAAAATGTAGAAAATGTTTTTCAGGAAAAACAAATACAAAATGATTTAGAGTTAGCAGAACAAATACAAGATGAATGCAAGGATATTGATCAACAAAGTAAGGAATGTCAAGTTAAATTTATGCAAAACTTCGAAGATCCAAAAAAAAATGCTGTACAGCCAGTAGAAAGTACAAACACAACAGAAATTA ATTTTCCCACAAAATTAACACAAAATCGCTGCAGTTTTGTGAAACCAGCACCAAAATTTGATTGTGACAGTAGTAGAATAAGAAGAAACAGTATACAAGGGTGTGGAATAAGTACAAATGAATTTGAAGATGATAAAAAAATGCCTTCTACCATTACTAATAATATAAGAAATGATTCAGTGCAATCAATGCAAAATACAAAAGATGTTGCTATTAATAATATCAAGAATAATTTAACGTCAAAAATAGGACAGAAGAGACGTATTTTAGTTTCAGAATCTGCAAGAAAACTAGCAGAGGCTAGAAGAGAATTTCATTTAAAGCATGAAAATAAAACTCCAGACAGAAGTAAACTTACAATGTAcgatttaatatattataatccTATTACTAATCCCATGAAGAAGACTAAAGAATCTACAATGACAACAAGAAAATTACTGGAATGTCA ATCAGAAGAACTTCaggaagatgaagaagaagatgaagatgaTCCATCATCCGCAATGCCAGTACCTCAAGTGAAAGTTGGGCCAAATGGTGAATTAATAATAGATGAACAAAGTCTTATTATAGAACAAACTAATGCAAAGAAAAGTAGAGAAGTACTAGCAAAAGAAGCAATTATAGATGATGATAATAGTGGAAATGGATTTTATAAGCGGCGTAAAAAAAGTAAAGAATGGTCCAAATGGGAAACTTTAAAATTTTATAGAGCATTAAATACAGTTGGTACAGACTTTCTATTGATGCAAAGTCTTTTTCCAAATAGAACAAGACAAGaaattaaattgaaatttaaaaaagaagaaaaaataaatagaaatttGGTTGAAAAAGCACTTGCACACCATCAAGAGTTCAATACTGAAGTACTAGAACAATCAATag CTTCAGAAAGAGAGTATTTCAATGCACAAGAGAAACAGAAACAGCAAAGaactaaagaaaagaaacgTACAAAATCAAGTAAAAAGCGAAAATGCA gAATTGTGGCATCCAGTATTGCAGAAATGGATGCATCTGATAAAGAAGAGGAAGAACAAGAGGAAAGGGAAGAATATGATTTAATAGAATATGAAAAAGATACAGAAAAAATGATGGATGTCAACAAATT TGATGCGGAAGTTTATCGCGTGAGACCAACAAGATCTGGAAGATTaccaaaaataagaaaattgcaAGGACCAGATATAAATACGCTTGATAGTGAAAGATTAAATGATTGTCTCGATGATCATGAAATTGCAGTTTCACCAGATGATAATTCGAAAACTACAGAAAGTATAACTATCGGCAGTAGTACCAATCCTGATTCGGAAACTCATCACCCAAATTCCCTTAAAACAGTTATACCAAATATTGGTAGTGTAGAACCAGGATCCTTAGTTATTCTATCAAAGGAATCTTTGGAGGAACCTGGTAAAAGTGTCTTGCAAGTTTACATGATTAGTTCGGACGTTAATTCTCAAAGTCTTGAAAAATCCAACATCACACCTATGAATATATCACCAGAACTCTTAGCAACTGTAACTGCTAAACTGTCCGATGCTGAGTCAGTTGCAGTAAAAGAGTTTGAATAG